A section of the Streptomyces sp. NBC_01591 genome encodes:
- a CDS encoding putative leader peptide produces MDGVLRIVTDTDVRLWRRVHMDLVRYAGCVCRPSC; encoded by the coding sequence GTGGATGGTGTACTCCGAATCGTGACCGACACCGATGTGCGCCTGTGGCGGAGGGTCCATATGGACCTCGTCCGCTATGCGGGCTGCGTGTGTCGGCCGTCCTGCTGA
- a CDS encoding FAD-dependent monooxygenase has protein sequence MDPVIVVGAGPVGLALSLALAAQGVPSVLLDEDPGKDETRPARTVVLREDTAALVERLGCKALRHEGVRWAGWRSMRRKQLVRELPLGEDSSEGDPLPAPIHLPQHVLARGLRDAVAAQELVRVAPYSRIDTLEQDATGVTVHTREPNATWWRGSYLVGCDGARSTVRKLLDIRFPGRTAVERHAVAALRTELPWPGQAVLHRLPPWRTGGAEVTARPLPDGVWRLDWLLPPRGELVTPDALITRVRDTLAGWCGETPPYELLDTGVYTLHHRLALRWRVDRAFLAGDAAHLLGALGTQGLDEGLRDAENLAWKLAQDWHHGASDVLLDSYQAERRAAVAARLRAADQSLPILRGGGGLRTLVPGSAREHDSLLADGHLGCGPLGAPPSYSHSPLAPPRAEAHTSVGTPPGAPVADVRVTAPDGTTVRLRERLGQGHLLVILVAPGTGVWDRRHWMTAGVMPRLVAAVDALPMKGELLVTESYPGASAHTVLLVRPDGHLVASFGGVQPRDLFAAADAVRGGAVRAAVRSDQTAGIN, from the coding sequence GTGGACCCGGTGATCGTCGTGGGTGCCGGGCCGGTCGGCCTGGCGCTGTCGCTCGCCCTCGCGGCGCAAGGCGTTCCCTCCGTCCTGCTCGACGAGGACCCGGGCAAGGACGAGACACGCCCCGCCCGCACCGTGGTGCTGCGCGAGGACACCGCGGCCCTGGTGGAGCGGCTGGGCTGCAAGGCGCTCCGGCACGAGGGGGTGCGATGGGCCGGGTGGCGGTCGATGCGGCGCAAGCAGCTGGTGCGTGAGCTGCCGCTCGGCGAGGACTCCTCCGAGGGTGATCCGCTGCCGGCCCCCATCCATCTGCCCCAGCACGTGCTGGCGCGCGGGCTGCGGGACGCGGTGGCCGCGCAGGAGCTGGTGCGGGTGGCCCCGTACAGCCGGATCGACACCCTGGAGCAGGACGCCACCGGCGTCACCGTGCACACCAGGGAGCCGAACGCGACCTGGTGGCGCGGGAGTTATCTGGTGGGCTGCGACGGCGCCAGGTCCACCGTGCGCAAGCTGCTCGACATCCGGTTTCCCGGACGTACGGCGGTGGAGCGGCATGCCGTCGCGGCGCTGCGTACCGAGCTGCCCTGGCCCGGACAGGCCGTGCTGCACCGGCTGCCGCCGTGGCGCACCGGTGGCGCCGAGGTGACGGCGCGGCCGCTGCCGGACGGCGTCTGGCGGCTGGACTGGCTGCTGCCGCCGCGCGGCGAGCTCGTCACCCCGGATGCCCTGATCACCCGGGTCCGGGACACCCTGGCGGGCTGGTGCGGGGAGACACCGCCGTACGAGCTGCTGGACACGGGCGTGTACACGCTGCACCACCGGCTCGCCCTGCGCTGGCGGGTCGACCGGGCCTTCCTGGCCGGCGACGCCGCCCATCTGCTGGGCGCGCTGGGCACCCAGGGGCTCGACGAGGGGTTGCGGGACGCCGAGAACCTGGCCTGGAAGCTGGCCCAGGACTGGCACCACGGCGCCTCCGACGTGTTGCTCGACAGCTACCAGGCCGAGCGCCGGGCCGCGGTCGCCGCACGGCTGCGCGCCGCAGACCAGTCGCTGCCGATACTGCGTGGCGGCGGAGGGCTGCGGACGCTGGTCCCGGGGAGCGCACGGGAGCACGATTCGCTGCTCGCCGACGGACATCTGGGATGCGGCCCCCTCGGTGCGCCCCCCTCGTACTCGCATTCGCCCCTTGCGCCCCCACGCGCCGAGGCGCACACCTCTGTGGGTACGCCCCCCGGTGCGCCGGTGGCCGATGTGCGGGTGACGGCCCCCGACGGCACGACCGTGCGGCTCCGGGAACGGTTGGGGCAGGGGCATCTGCTGGTGATTCTGGTGGCCCCCGGGACCGGGGTCTGGGACCGGCGTCACTGGATGACCGCCGGTGTCATGCCCCGCCTCGTCGCCGCCGTCGACGCCCTGCCGATGAAGGGCGAGCTGCTGGTGACCGAGAGCTACCCGGGGGCGTCGGCCCACACCGTGCTCCTGGTCAGGCCGGACGGTCATCTCGTGGCGTCGTTCGGCGGGGTGCAGCCCCGGGACCTCTTCGCGGCGGCGGACGCGGTACGTGGCGGAGCGGTGCGCGCCGCCGTACGTTCCGACCAGACTGCGGGCATCAATTGA